DNA sequence from the Alteribacter lacisalsi genome:
ATGGCGTGAGCGTCATTGTGACTGCCGGACCGACACGGGAAACGATCGATCCGGTCCGGTTTTTTTCGAACCGTTCATCCGGCAAAATGGGCTATGCCATTGCAGGGGAAGCGGCGAAACGGGGCGCAGAAGTGACGCTAATTTCCGGTCCTACTGTGCTGCCGGATCCTCCAGGGGCAGAAGTAATCAGGGTTGACTCCGCCGAAGAGATGTACCATGAGGTGCTTTCACGCTATCATCGTGCCGATCTGGTTGTAAAATCCGCTGCAGTAGCCGATTACCGGCCGGCAGAAACCTTTCAGCATAAAGTGAAAAAAACAGATGGCACAATGAACATTGAAATGGAAAGAACTACAGATATTCTGAAGACCCTGGGGGAGCAGAAAGAGCATCAGATTCTCGTCGGTTTTGCAGCCGAATCGGAAAATGTTGCCGGCTATGCCAGAGGAAAGCTGGACAAAAAGAACCTCGACATGGTGGTGGCCAATTCAATCGTGGAAGCAGGCTCCGGTTTTCAGACGGACACCAATAAAGTGACTCTCATCGGAAGCAACGGTATGGAAAAGGAGCTTCCCCTCTTAACGAAGCAGGAAGTGGCACAGGCTGTCCTTGATGAAGCGGCTCGGATTTTAAAGGAGAAGAGTCAGCTATGATCGTAAGCGTCATAGTCGACGTCGAAAGTAAGCAGATTAACAGAGTCTTTGATTATCTGGTGCCGGAGCATTTTAAACAGACAGTCAGACCGGGAATGCGGATCATTGTTCCTTTCGGCCCGCGGAAGGTGCAGGGGTTTGTCATTCATACGAAACACGAGAGCGATGTCGATCCGGGCAGACTAAAGCCCTTTGACGATATCGTGGACGTTAAACCCGCTCTCACATCGGAACTTCTTGCACTGGCAGAGTGGCTCACAGACCACACTCTCTGTCTCCAGGTGACGGCACTGAAATCGATGCTTCCTGCCGCCATGAGGGCCGCCTACGATAAGCGAATCTCCCTTGCGGATGATGCTTCCCGCACGAATCTCGACAGTGCACTTCTCCCCTTTTTTAAACGGACCGGGGATGTGATGTGGGATGAGGTGAAAAAAACCGAACCCGGATTGCTTAAAATCGTCCAGAAGGAAGTGAAAAACGGGCTTCTCACAATTGAACCGGTGGTAAAATCACGTGAAACAAAGAAGCGTGTGACGGTGATCGAACCGCTTCTCCCACAAGATCAGCTTCTCGAAAAGGCGGATGAAACAGATGCCCGGGCGCCGAAGCAGGCGCTCCTGCTAAGGTATTTATCCAAAATCACCGCACCGGCCGCGCTTACACGGCTTCTTGAGGAAACCGGCATATCCAGAGCCACGGTGAAAGCAGCGGTTAAAAACGGCTGGGCGGACCAGAGGCAGGTTGAGGAGTATCGTGATCCGTATGAAGGAAGGGAATTTAAATCAACCGAACCTCTTCCACTGATGAACCAGCAGAAAGAGGCACTCGATTCAATCTGCCGGTCACTTGATGAAAACGAGCATCGCACCTATCTCCTGCACGGCATTACAGGGAGCGGAAAAACAGAAGTATACCTTCAGGCGATTGACCGCGCGCTCAAACAGGGGAAAGAAGCAATCGTCCTCGTGCCCGAAATCAGTCTTACCCCTCAGATGGTGCACCGGTTTAAGGAACGTTTTGGATCTGACGTTGCGGTTTTACACAGCGCTCTTTCCAAAGGGGAAAAGTATGATGAATGGCGTAAAATCCGTGACCGGGAAGTGACAGTAGCTGTCGGTGCCCGCTCAGCGATCTTTGCACCTTTTGAAAACCTCGGTATGATTATTATTGATGAGGAGCACGAGACGAGTTACAAACAGGAGGAAGAGCCCAGGTACCATGCCAGGGATGTAGCTGTGGAACGTGGGCGCACATACAGCTGCCCCGTCGTTCTCGGCAGTGCCACCCCGTCTCTCGAGAGCTTCGCAAGAGCCAAAAAAGGGGTTTACACCCTTTTGACAATGGGCAGCAGGGTGAATAATGTAAAGCTGCCCGGTGTAAGGATCGTCGATATGAGAGAGGAACTCAGGAACGGGAACCGGAGCATGTTTTCCACAGACCTGCTTGACGCCATGAACGACCGCCTTGAAAAAAAAGAGCAAATGGTTCTTTTTTTAAACAGGCGTGGGTATTCGACCTTTATTATGTGTCGAGACTGTGGCTACGTAGCAGAATGTCCACACTGTGATATTTCGCTTACCTATCACCGTTCAAACCAGACGTGCCAGTGTCATTACTGCGGCTATCATGTTACACGGCCGAATCGGTGCCCTGACTGCGAAAGTGAGCATATTCGTTTTTTCGGATCCGGTACACAGCGGGTCGAAGAAGAACTGAAAAAGGTGCTCCCGGAAGCAAGGGTCATTCGGATGGATGTGGACACGACCCGGCGGAAAGGAAGCCACGAAAAGCTGCTTACCGCGTTTGAAAAAGGGGATGGAGACATTCTTCTCGGTACACAGATGATTGCTAAAGGGCTGGATTTTCCAAACATTACGCTCGTCGGCGTCCTTACGGCTGACACGATGCTCCATATTCCGGACTTCAGATCGTCCGAGAAAACGTTTCAGCTACTCACGCAGGTGAGCGGCAGAGCAGGTCGCCATAAAAAACCCGGCGAAGTGATCGTCCAGAGCTATACGCCTGATCACTTCAGTATTCAGCTCGTGAAAAATCACGACTACCTTTCTTTTTTTGGGCGTGAAATGGTGTACCGCAGACAAAGTGACTATCCGCCTTACTTTTTTATGGCTCTGATTAATATCAGCTCCGAGGACCTTACCAAAGTCGTTACTGTGTCAGGTAAAATAGGGGAATTTCTTAGAAAAAGCCTTGCTGAAACAACGGTTGTTCACGGACCGGCAGCCTCGGCAGTTCCTCGGATAAAGGATAGATATCGTTACCAATGCATGGTAAAATACAAGACTGAACCGAAGCTTGCCCATACATTAAAGGAAATTTTAAAAACATATCAGACAGAAATGACTAGATCGGATCTTGCCATAACGATTGATACAAATCCATACATGCTCATGTAAAAAGGGAGCGTTTCATATGAAAATTGTCTTTATGGGAACACCGGACTTTGCTGTACCGGTTCTTCGCATGCTTATCGAAGAGAATTATGATATCCAGGCGGTCGTCACACAGCCGGACCGCCCGAAAGGCCGCAAACGGACACTCACACCACCACCGGTAAAAGAGGAAGCGCTGAAGCACAGTCTGCCCGTTCTGCAGCCGGAAAAAATCAGAATGGATGAAGAATGGCAGAAAGTAGCCTCACTTGCCCCTGATCTGATTGTAACCGCAGCATTTGGCCAGATCCTACCGAAAGGCCTGCTTGATGTGCCTCCTCTCGGCTGCGTAAATGTTCATGCTTCCCTCCTGCCGAAGTACCGCGGCGGTGCACCAATACATAAAGCGGTTATCGACGGTGAAAAAGAAACGGGAATCACGATTATGTACATGGTCGAAGCTCTTGATGCCGGTGATATCCTGTCCCAGTCTTCCATCCCGATCAGTGAGGATGATTCCACAGGCAGTCTGTTTGAACGTCTGTCGGAGCTTGGTGCCTCGCTTCTGAAGGATACACTTCCTGCTATTGAACAGGGAACGGTAACAGCCCGGCCGCAGGATGAGAAACTTGTGACCTATGCACCGAATATTACAAAGGAAATGGAACGGATTAACTGGAACAAGGACGCCGGAGCTGTGTTCAACCTCGTGCGGGGTCTGCACCCATGGCCGGTAGCCTATACGGTGGTGGGCGGTGCCCGCCTGAAAGTTTGGTGGGCAGAAAAAGCAGACGGGGATTACGACGGGGAACCTGGCACAATTGCCGCCATTGATGAAACCGGCATTACCGTGGTGGCCGGTGACCGTAAAGGGGTTAAACTTACAGATCTTCAGCCGGCAGGAAAGAAAAGAATGGACGCGGCCACATTTTTCCGCGGGGCCGGAAGTAAGCTTGAACCCGGTATGAAAGTAGGGCAGACCAATGACGAAAAGTAATGTCAGAGAAGCGGCTCTTGATGTTCTGCTGAAAGTGGAAAAAAATCAGGCATACAGCCATCTTTTATTGAATCAGACAATTAACACACACAACCTCGCCCCAAGAGATACAGGACTGTTCACCGAAATCGTTTACGGCACTATTCAGCACCAGAAAACGCTTGATTTCTATCTCAGTCCGTTTGTGAAAAAACCGCTCGGCAAGCTGGATGACTGGGTCCGTCTTCTGCTTAGACTGACTGTGTATCAGACCGTTTATCTTGATCGCGTTCCTGAGCGTGCCGCTTTTTATGAAGCTGTGCAGATTGCCAAGAAACGGGGCCATAAAGGGATTTCCGGTATGGTTAACGGCGTTCTCCGTTCCCTGCAGCGTGAAGGTCTTCCGGATCCTGACAGCATAAATGACCCAATTGAGAGAATGGCGGTTAAGTACAGTCACCCCGAATGGCTTGTTTCCCGCTGGACGGAGCAGTTCGGAGAAGAAAGAGCGGCCAGGATCTGCCGAGCAAATCTTGAACATCCGAAACAGACAGCAAGAGTGAACCGGACGAAAGTAACTGTGGAAGAAGCAGTCGCCCTACTGGAAGAAGATGGTTATGAGGCAGAGAAAAGCACCATCATACCGGATGGTGTGATCGTAAAAAAAGGAGCCATAGCCAAATCACGTGCCTTCAAAGAAGGTTACCTGTCGATTCAGGATGAAAGTTCCATGCTTGCAGGATACGCTCTCGGTGCAGAACAGGGAGAAGCAGTAATGGATTCCTGTGCCGCGCCAGGCGGTAAAACTGCTCACATTGCCGAAACGATGAATAACATCGGCAGGCTTGAAGCACTTGATATTCACCAGCATAAAGCTGCACTGATCAATGAACAGAAAAATCGGCTTGACCTGGACCTGATCAACGCCAAGGTGCTGGATGCCAGAAAAGCAGGGGAAGTATTTGAGGAGGCCTCCTTTGACCGGATACTGGTAGATGCCCCCTGCTCGGGGCTTGGTGTAATAAAAAGAAAACCGGATTTGAAATGGACAAAATCTGCAGCAGATACGGTCCGTCTAGGTAAGATTCAGCTCGATATTTTACAGGCCGTCTGGCCGCTGCTCCGTCCTGGCGGCACACTTGTGTACAGTACGTGCACCGTTGATCGTGATGAAAACAGCACAATTGCCGCCTCATTCCTTGAAAAAACTCCGGATGCCCGCCCGGACGAAGGCATGCGTGACCGGCTGCCCGAGAAACTTCAGCAAGTCTGCAAAAGCGGTGCGGAACTTGAACTGTTCCCGGATGACTTTGGGACAGATGGGTTTTATATTCATGCTTTCACCAAAATGAGCAGCTGCTAGAAGGATTTAGGCTGCTCCACACAGAAATTTATACTCATCAGATTTGTCTGATCGGAGATTATTATAGCTTACTGCAAAACACTTATGGTGTGAGGGAGCCTTCCAGTTCAGGGAAGGGAGAAAGAAATGAGGGGATCAGTAAGATGGATGCTGTATTAAAAACAGATGTGGGACAGATCCGAGCCCACAATGAAGATGACGGGGCCTATGCCTGGAACAGCGACGGTCAGCTTTTCGTTATCGTGGCTGACGGAATGGGAGGCCATCAGGCAGGAGATGTTGCCAGCCGGATGACGAAAGAGTCACTGATTGACAAGTGGAAGAAAGCCGCAGTGTTCCGTACGCCCCTGGAAGCAGAGCAGTGGCTTGAAGCCAGTGTCCGTGAAGTGAACGGGGAGCTTTATGAGCATGCCTCAGGAAACCCGGAGTGCCAGGGGATGGGGACGACTGTAGTGGCAGCCATGTGTACGAATCAGTTTGTCACCACTGCGCACGTGGGAGATTCGAGGATTTATCTTAAAGAGAACGATGACAATGGGGGATTCAGTCAGCTCACATCCGACCATTCCCTTGTTGGGGAGCTTGTGCGCTCAGGGCAGATTACAGAAGACGAGGCCATGCATCATCCCCGCCGGAATGTCGTGTTAAGAGCGCTTGGCACTGAAGTTGATGTGAAGATAGATACAAAGACAATCAACTGGGATCCGGGATCTTATCTGCTCCTCTGTACGGATGGGCTTACAGACAAGGTGCCCGGTGATGAAATTCACCTCGAGCTTAATAAAGAACAGGATCTCGCCGGCATAGCTGATTCACTCATCCGACTAGCCAACGACCGCGGCGGAGAGGATAACGTGACTATTGCCATTGTCCGCCTGAACGGGACAGAAAAAGGCGGCGGTGAACAATGATCGGTAAACGAATAAATGAGCGCTATAAAATCCTTGACCGGATCGGCGGGGGCGGGATGGCTGATGTGTACCTTGCCCACGATGTGATTCTTGACAGGGATGTGGCTGTTAAAGTTCTAAAGGATCAGTTTTCAAAAGATGATGATTTTATCCGCCGTTTTCACCGGGAAGCTGAAGCAGCCTCCAGTCTTGCTCATCCGAATGTGGTGAACTTGTTCGATGTGGGAGAAGAGAACGGCCTTTATTACCTTGTGATGGAATATGTGGAAGGCCCAACGCTGAAAGAATACATTCAGCAGCAGAACGGGCTGAAGACGGACGAAGCGGTTACCATAATGAGAGCCGTAGCCTCTGCCATTGCACATGCTCAT
Encoded proteins:
- the coaBC gene encoding bifunctional phosphopantothenoylcysteine decarboxylase/phosphopantothenate--cysteine ligase CoaBC, whose product is MTNSKKRILLCVTGGIAMFKAAALTSRLSQNGYDVRVMMTESAGEFVTPLTFQALSRNPVYTNTFDEQDPAKIAHIDVADWADLVIIAPATANVIGKLANGIADDMVTTTLLASTAHVMVAPAMNVHMYAHPAVSKNMETLKSFGYTFIEPGEGFLACGYEGKGRMEEPEVIMAEAEAFFSRRAHPDWNGVSVIVTAGPTRETIDPVRFFSNRSSGKMGYAIAGEAAKRGAEVTLISGPTVLPDPPGAEVIRVDSAEEMYHEVLSRYHRADLVVKSAAVADYRPAETFQHKVKKTDGTMNIEMERTTDILKTLGEQKEHQILVGFAAESENVAGYARGKLDKKNLDMVVANSIVEAGSGFQTDTNKVTLIGSNGMEKELPLLTKQEVAQAVLDEAARILKEKSQL
- the priA gene encoding primosomal protein N', whose product is MIVSVIVDVESKQINRVFDYLVPEHFKQTVRPGMRIIVPFGPRKVQGFVIHTKHESDVDPGRLKPFDDIVDVKPALTSELLALAEWLTDHTLCLQVTALKSMLPAAMRAAYDKRISLADDASRTNLDSALLPFFKRTGDVMWDEVKKTEPGLLKIVQKEVKNGLLTIEPVVKSRETKKRVTVIEPLLPQDQLLEKADETDARAPKQALLLRYLSKITAPAALTRLLEETGISRATVKAAVKNGWADQRQVEEYRDPYEGREFKSTEPLPLMNQQKEALDSICRSLDENEHRTYLLHGITGSGKTEVYLQAIDRALKQGKEAIVLVPEISLTPQMVHRFKERFGSDVAVLHSALSKGEKYDEWRKIRDREVTVAVGARSAIFAPFENLGMIIIDEEHETSYKQEEEPRYHARDVAVERGRTYSCPVVLGSATPSLESFARAKKGVYTLLTMGSRVNNVKLPGVRIVDMREELRNGNRSMFSTDLLDAMNDRLEKKEQMVLFLNRRGYSTFIMCRDCGYVAECPHCDISLTYHRSNQTCQCHYCGYHVTRPNRCPDCESEHIRFFGSGTQRVEEELKKVLPEARVIRMDVDTTRRKGSHEKLLTAFEKGDGDILLGTQMIAKGLDFPNITLVGVLTADTMLHIPDFRSSEKTFQLLTQVSGRAGRHKKPGEVIVQSYTPDHFSIQLVKNHDYLSFFGREMVYRRQSDYPPYFFMALINISSEDLTKVVTVSGKIGEFLRKSLAETTVVHGPAASAVPRIKDRYRYQCMVKYKTEPKLAHTLKEILKTYQTEMTRSDLAITIDTNPYMLM
- the fmt gene encoding methionyl-tRNA formyltransferase, which codes for MKIVFMGTPDFAVPVLRMLIEENYDIQAVVTQPDRPKGRKRTLTPPPVKEEALKHSLPVLQPEKIRMDEEWQKVASLAPDLIVTAAFGQILPKGLLDVPPLGCVNVHASLLPKYRGGAPIHKAVIDGEKETGITIMYMVEALDAGDILSQSSIPISEDDSTGSLFERLSELGASLLKDTLPAIEQGTVTARPQDEKLVTYAPNITKEMERINWNKDAGAVFNLVRGLHPWPVAYTVVGGARLKVWWAEKADGDYDGEPGTIAAIDETGITVVAGDRKGVKLTDLQPAGKKRMDAATFFRGAGSKLEPGMKVGQTNDEK
- the rsmB gene encoding 16S rRNA (cytosine(967)-C(5))-methyltransferase RsmB → MTKSNVREAALDVLLKVEKNQAYSHLLLNQTINTHNLAPRDTGLFTEIVYGTIQHQKTLDFYLSPFVKKPLGKLDDWVRLLLRLTVYQTVYLDRVPERAAFYEAVQIAKKRGHKGISGMVNGVLRSLQREGLPDPDSINDPIERMAVKYSHPEWLVSRWTEQFGEERAARICRANLEHPKQTARVNRTKVTVEEAVALLEEDGYEAEKSTIIPDGVIVKKGAIAKSRAFKEGYLSIQDESSMLAGYALGAEQGEAVMDSCAAPGGKTAHIAETMNNIGRLEALDIHQHKAALINEQKNRLDLDLINAKVLDARKAGEVFEEASFDRILVDAPCSGLGVIKRKPDLKWTKSAADTVRLGKIQLDILQAVWPLLRPGGTLVYSTCTVDRDENSTIAASFLEKTPDARPDEGMRDRLPEKLQQVCKSGAELELFPDDFGTDGFYIHAFTKMSSC
- a CDS encoding Stp1/IreP family PP2C-type Ser/Thr phosphatase; translated protein: MDAVLKTDVGQIRAHNEDDGAYAWNSDGQLFVIVADGMGGHQAGDVASRMTKESLIDKWKKAAVFRTPLEAEQWLEASVREVNGELYEHASGNPECQGMGTTVVAAMCTNQFVTTAHVGDSRIYLKENDDNGGFSQLTSDHSLVGELVRSGQITEDEAMHHPRRNVVLRALGTEVDVKIDTKTINWDPGSYLLLCTDGLTDKVPGDEIHLELNKEQDLAGIADSLIRLANDRGGEDNVTIAIVRLNGTEKGGGEQ